The genome window TGAAAAGAACAGAAATTTTTGAACAAATACAGGCAGCAACACCGACTGAAAAGGTGTTGCTTTTATCTTTTCTTACTGGTAACAATATACCTGTAACCGCTGATTTGCTTGATGAAGATGTACCGCTTTGGAAAAATGTAAAAGATATTATTTCTGTAACTAAACCATTTAGGATTAATTTCCCTACAGGTGAAGCGCTGCCGTTGGTTTTCTCCAATTTTCAATTGCTTTACAGTCAAACAGGATCTGTACCAAAAGTAAGATGCAGAAAGATAACCGGGGGCGGTTGGCTGACAGCTTCAATCACAAATTCGGCTACATCGGCCACTGATGGAACATATACGGCTCAAGCTATGGTTAATGATAGCGGAGTTTACAGCGCTACAGGCATAGGGAACGCTGGTACAGCTACATTTATAGTTTCCGGTGGAATTGTAACCAGTGTAACAAAAGTAAGCGCAGGGAGCCTCTATAACGTCGGCGATACTTTCACATGCGCGGCATTGCCCGGGGCTGTATTTACCATAGCTTCAGGAAGTGAATTTTATTATGAAGATTTAACAGCTCAGGCAACTATAAGTATTGGTGAAGTTACAGATGAAATACCCGATAGTATTTCGATAAATGTAGATGATGATGGAAGTGGTATTTTGGCAGATGCTATGCAAATAATATTTTCAAATTAAACAATTATATTTGTGCAAGAAAGACGTTGTATATCGTGTAATAAAAAGCTTTGTGAAAGTGATTATGCAGTTGTGATTAAATGCCCCAAATGCAGCACTTTAAACAGCTTTGTAAGCTTAGTAAAATTTGTGATTAAAAGAGAGCGGATTAACCACCATTAATTTACCGGAATATTAAAATAATTGATCGCCATTGAGCGGCATATTTCTTAGGAAGTATGCCGCTTTTTTATTTAAAAATCAACATGAAAAAACTCCTTATCATCCTGCTATTATTAGCCAGCTTTATCACTACAAAAGCCCAGGTAACCCCACAGTGGAAAGCTTTAAACGGGGGCATCCTGAATTTCTATCCTGGTAAATCTCCAAGTGGTTACGATTCATTAATGTATCTAAGCTACCTACGAACATATTTCGGAAATACTTTTGTTACCAAAAAATATTTGTTTGGAAATAACGGATTAGTGCAAATGGGCGACACATTGACCAGCAAAGCATGGATTGCACTTGATACCGTAAATAAAAGAATTGATGCACAAACTATAGGAGATAGTACAATAAGTGGCTTTACTTCTTTTGTTGGAGGCTTGTCTTTATTTCAAACTGATATACCCAGCGGACTTGGTAAAACTATAAACTTTTATCCAGGCAATAGGAGTATTGTTATATCAAATAATTATAATAAAGGGATGCAGTATGATGTGCATCCAACTTTTTTAGATACGTTGCAGATACCTGATATTGCTTATATAAACCATTTACGAGGAATTGACAGCGCGAAAATATACAGCGGTAATCATACGTATACTGGCACTAACACTTATAACGGGCGCTCTTATTTTAACTCTGACCCTTATTTCTATAATGGGTTACGAATGAAAACAGCAGGTGGCATTTACATGGATGATGGAACGGACATTGTTTTTTCACCTTCCGGATACGCCTTACAAGGTGGAGCAGAGGGATATTTTGCAATATTTAATAACACTCATGCAAGTGGTATTCAGTTGCTTGCTGATAAAAGCATTTTAAATGGTAATAATGAAAAATTACTTACTGAAAATGCGGCTAATAGCATCTATGGCGTATCAAAACGAAGGTTAGGCACTATCTATAACATAATCCCCAACACCGCTAATTCAGCCTTATATACTACGGTAGGTAGCGGTACAACTTGGACTTACAGTACTACAGGCCTGACAACATCAGGCGGTGATGGTACCGTTGCAAATCAAATTAGATATAATAAATGGTGGACTAATGCCAGCTACTATGAAAGGTGTGCGAAATTTATTTCTACGACAGCCGGTTCAGGAATTGGCGTTTCTTTATGGTCGTTGTCAGCTTCTGCAACCTTGTCGGCCAAGATAAATACATCAACCGGCACGTTAACACTGGAGGTTTACCGGTCAG of Mucilaginibacter xinganensis contains these proteins:
- a CDS encoding Com family DNA-binding transcriptional regulator, which codes for MQERRCISCNKKLCESDYAVVIKCPKCSTLNSFVSLVKFVIKRERINHH